From the Rhinatrema bivittatum chromosome 3, aRhiBiv1.1, whole genome shotgun sequence genome, one window contains:
- the FOSL2 gene encoding fos-related antigen 2 isoform X1, which produces MYQDYPGNFDSSSRGSSGSPGHPESYSSGGCVAASVHQKFRQDMPGSSSTFIPTINAITTSQDLQWMVQPTVITSMSSPYARSHPYGHPLPSLASVTGHTALQRPGVIKTIGTTVGRRRRDEQLSPEEEEKRRIRRERNKLAAAKCRNRRRELTDKLQAETEKLEEEKSGLQKEIAELQKEKDKLEFMLVAHSPMCKISPEERRTPPSHNLLQPLRTLVPSRVVVKKEPVEEEIPAPSVNGKVQRSVIKPISIAGAFFGEEPLNTPVVGTSTPPSTPSTSNLVFTYPSVLEQDSPASPSESCSKAHRRSSSSGGDQSSDSLNSPTLLAL; this is translated from the exons ATGTACCAGGACTACCCCGGGAATTTCGACAGCTCGTCCCGTGGCAGCAGCGGCTCCCCCGGCCACCCCGAGTCCTACTCCAGCGGCGGCTGCGTGGCCGCGTCGGTCCACCAG AAATTCAGGCAAGATATGCCCGGCTCAAGCAGCACCTtcatccccaccattaatgccaTAACGACCAGCCAGGATCTGCAGTGGATGGTACAGCCCACGGTCATCACCTCGATGTCCAGCCCCTACGCTCGCTCTCACCCCTACGGCCACCCCCTGCCCAGCTTGGCCTCCGTCACGGGGCACACGGCCCTCCAGAGACCTGGGGTCATCAAAACCATTGGCACCACCGTGGGCAGGCGCCGGCGAGATGAGCAG CTgtcaccagaagaggaggagaaacgACGGatcaggagagagaggaacaagtTGGCGGCCGCCAAGTGTCGAAACCGGCGGCGGGAGCTAACGGACAAGCTTCAGGCG GAAACTGAAAAACTGGAAGAGGAGAAGTCGGGCCTGCAGAAGGAGATCGCCGAGCTCCAGAAAGAGAAGGATAAATTGGAATTCATGCTGGTGGCCCACTCCCCGATGTGCAAGATCagcccagaggagaggaggacCCCGCCCTCCCACAACCTGCTGCAGCCCCTCCGCACCCTGGTGCCCAGCAGGGTGGTGGTGAAAAAGGAGCCGGTGGAGGAGGAGATCCCCGCCCCCTCCGTCAACGGCAAAGTCCAGAGGTCCGTCATTAAGCCCATCAGCATTGCGGGGGCCTTCTTCGGCGAGGAGCCCCTCAACACCCCCGTGGTGGGCACCTCCACTCCTCCCAGCACGCCCAGCACCTCCAACCTGGTCTTCACCTACCCCAGTGTGCTGGAGCAGGACTCGCCCGCCTCCCCTTCCGAGTCGTG
- the FOSL2 gene encoding fos-related antigen 2 isoform X2 translates to MPGSSSTFIPTINAITTSQDLQWMVQPTVITSMSSPYARSHPYGHPLPSLASVTGHTALQRPGVIKTIGTTVGRRRRDEQLSPEEEEKRRIRRERNKLAAAKCRNRRRELTDKLQAETEKLEEEKSGLQKEIAELQKEKDKLEFMLVAHSPMCKISPEERRTPPSHNLLQPLRTLVPSRVVVKKEPVEEEIPAPSVNGKVQRSVIKPISIAGAFFGEEPLNTPVVGTSTPPSTPSTSNLVFTYPSVLEQDSPASPSESCSKAHRRSSSSGGDQSSDSLNSPTLLAL, encoded by the exons ATGCCCGGCTCAAGCAGCACCTtcatccccaccattaatgccaTAACGACCAGCCAGGATCTGCAGTGGATGGTACAGCCCACGGTCATCACCTCGATGTCCAGCCCCTACGCTCGCTCTCACCCCTACGGCCACCCCCTGCCCAGCTTGGCCTCCGTCACGGGGCACACGGCCCTCCAGAGACCTGGGGTCATCAAAACCATTGGCACCACCGTGGGCAGGCGCCGGCGAGATGAGCAG CTgtcaccagaagaggaggagaaacgACGGatcaggagagagaggaacaagtTGGCGGCCGCCAAGTGTCGAAACCGGCGGCGGGAGCTAACGGACAAGCTTCAGGCG GAAACTGAAAAACTGGAAGAGGAGAAGTCGGGCCTGCAGAAGGAGATCGCCGAGCTCCAGAAAGAGAAGGATAAATTGGAATTCATGCTGGTGGCCCACTCCCCGATGTGCAAGATCagcccagaggagaggaggacCCCGCCCTCCCACAACCTGCTGCAGCCCCTCCGCACCCTGGTGCCCAGCAGGGTGGTGGTGAAAAAGGAGCCGGTGGAGGAGGAGATCCCCGCCCCCTCCGTCAACGGCAAAGTCCAGAGGTCCGTCATTAAGCCCATCAGCATTGCGGGGGCCTTCTTCGGCGAGGAGCCCCTCAACACCCCCGTGGTGGGCACCTCCACTCCTCCCAGCACGCCCAGCACCTCCAACCTGGTCTTCACCTACCCCAGTGTGCTGGAGCAGGACTCGCCCGCCTCCCCTTCCGAGTCGTG